A region of the Actinomycetota bacterium genome:
AGGCGCTCCCACAGCGAGGTGAACTCCAGCGTCGCGAACAGCCGCTGCACCTTCTCGGGGACCGGCCGTCCCATGCGCAGCGTCGCCAGGTCGACGTCGACGCCGATGTCGCGCCGCAGCCGCATCAGCGTCCGGTTGACGAAGACCTGATCTTTGTGTTCGGCGAGGTTCTGGGGGAGCTTCTTCCCGCCGACCTCGTCGAGGTGGTCGTAGACGCCCTCGAGGTCGCCGTACCGGGAGATCAGCTTCGCGGCGGTCTTCTCCCCCACCCCGGGGACACCGGGGAGGTTGTCGGAGGTGTCCCCCCGCAGCGCCGCGTAGTCGGGGTAGCGCTCCGGTGTGATGCCGTACCGGTCCTCGACCGCATCGGGGGTCATCTCGGCCGTTTCGGTGATGCCGCGCAGCGTGTACAGGATCGTGACCCCGTCGCCGACGAGCTGCATCGCATCCCGATCGCCCGTGACGACCATCACGCGGTGGCCTTCCTGCACCGCTCGGTCCGCCAGCGTGGCGATCACGTCGTCGGCTTCGACCCCCGCGACCTCGACCACCGGGATCTCGAGCACCTCGAGGACCTCGTGGATGAGGTCGAGCTGGGTGCGGAACTCGTCGGGGGTCTCGGCGCGCCCGGCCTTGTAGTCGGGGTAGGCGTCTGTTCGGGCGATGTCACGGCCCTTGTCGAAGCACACCACGATCCCGTCGGGCCGGTGGTCAGCGATCATCTTGATCAGCATGCTCGTGAAGCCGTACACGGCGTTGGTGAGCTGCCCGGTCTTGGTCCGCAGGCTGTCGGGGAGGGCGAAGAACGCCCGGAAGGCGAGGCTGTGGCCGTCCAAGAGGAGCAACGTCTGGCGGTCGGTCACGCGCGATCCTGGTGGGACGCATTGGGAACCGGAGCGGAGTCGAGCGTACCTTCGCAGGGCGCGGAGCCGGAGGTGGCATGGGGGAACAGCAGGTCGTGTTCGACGTCGACGAGCACGACTTCCAACGGGCCGTGGTCGAGCGCTCGCACGACGTGCCCGTCGTCGTCGACTTCTGGGCGGCGTGGTGCGGACCGTGCCGGACGCTCGGGCCGCTCCTCGAGCGTGCCGTGACCGCCCGTGGCGGTGACGTGGTCCTCGCCAAGGTCGACGTCGACCGCAACCAGCGGCTCGCGTCGATGTTCTCGGTCCGGGGCATCCCGGCCGTGAAGGCGTTCCGCGCCGGGGCGATCGTCGCCGAGTTCGTCGGGGCGCAGCCGCCCCAGGCGATCGAGGCGTTCCTCGACCGGCTGGTGCCCTCGGCCGCCGATCAGCTGGTCGAGCGAGCAGCCCAGCAGCACGGCGGCGAAGCCGAGGCGACGCTGCGCCGGGCCCTTCAGCTCGAAGCCGATCACCGTGACGCCGCGGTGGCGCTCGCTCAGCTGCTCGTCGAGCGGGACCCGGATGCTGCGCTGGAGCTGGTCACCCCACACCGACCGGACCCCGCGGCGGAGCAGGT
Encoded here:
- a CDS encoding tetratricopeptide repeat protein, whose protein sequence is MGEQQVVFDVDEHDFQRAVVERSHDVPVVVDFWAAWCGPCRTLGPLLERAVTARGGDVVLAKVDVDRNQRLASMFSVRGIPAVKAFRAGAIVAEFVGAQPPQAIEAFLDRLVPSAADQLVERAAQQHGGEAEATLRRALQLEADHRDAAVALAQLLVERDPDAALELVTPHRPDPAAEQVAARAELAQVGDDSIDELRARVAADPDDGGARLALGRVLAARGAYDEAIEELLAAVDAGGQSREEAREQLVALFTMLGQHDPRVAAARKRLSRALF